The Scomber japonicus isolate fScoJap1 chromosome 12, fScoJap1.pri, whole genome shotgun sequence sequence ACGGAATTTATAAGGCCCTATAAACCTTGAGGAACACCGTGTCTATCAGTCTGTTAGTTGTTATTTCATTGTTTAATAAGTgctctcccctctcccttccccctccAGGTGTGATCATCGTGCCCAGCGCCGGCGTCGGCATCGTCCTGGGCGGCTACATCATTAAGAAGCTGAAGCTCGGAGCTCGCGAGTCGGCCAAACTCGCCATGATCTGCAGCGGAGTCTCCCTGCTCTGCTTCTCCACGCTGTTCATCGTGGGCTGCGAGAGCATCAACCTCGGAGGAATCAACATCCCTTATACCACCGGGTGAGGAGCcggggagaagggggggggggggggggggagtgtaAGGGAGGTGGGATGTGGGTGGGTGGTCATGCATCACTGCTGACGGAGGAGAAGCACGTCAGTTGGTGTCGAAGTGTCTGTTTTGTGTCTAATCTGAATTGAAAATTTACACcgctgagtgtttgtgtgtgtttgtgtgtgtgtgtgtgtgtgtgtgtgtgtgtgtgtgtgtgtgtgtgtgtgtgtgtgtgtgtgtgtgtgtgagtgtgtgtgttggtttccACAGTGATTTGATCGTgtggaggatggagagagacagaaaaacactctCGAAAGATAAATGAGAGAGTGAATgcagagatgggggggggggagggggggggagggggggaggggggggtgggtaatataagtggttaaaaaaaacatccacagacagaaaaacagaattaTGAAAGAAGCCTGTGGAGAGGTCGAGTTTAGAAAGAGAAAATGGTATAAAAGAGAAATATCCATGGTGACCAATGTCTGTCATttgtccctctttttttctcttttgtctgtctttctttatagCAAAAtatttcaaggttttttttttaaagaaatgaaaaatgaaatatgaaatatgtcaGCTAGTcctataaaataacataaatctTACTTCAACTCCTCTTTTCTAGCTGTTGCAGAGTAGTACTACATATTGGCACTTTTAGCATAAGAACACAGCAGTCTCTGTGCAAGTGTGGAGTGAATTGAGTCActatgcattgtgggtaatgtaggcgcTAGGTTTTTGACAAGGAGGAATGAGTTgagtaaaaaatatatgatgTCTTTGGTTCTGTTGAATCgattttaaacacttttaaatgaTGTGGTGGATGTAAAGTGAACACAATccaataaaaaagacataaatacaGAGAAGCAGCTTTCACCAGGGTCAATAAAGTATCATTAATCGGCATGTTGTGACATCCAGACATGAAGCTGACCAATCCAAGCACCATTAAATTGacactgataccaactgagtccttcattcgatacccatcatttgaatagaaacattaaattgcataaaatgttgTCGAAATTCAACAATTtcaccacagacgggttgtagccatagactgtatatagtTGTAGCTTgtgttaattgattaatctctagatgtgctgtgcgggtgtCTTGCGAAATCACAGGGTATTTGTGATCTCGCTATATTTCAACAATGTTttcagctttagcagtagcagcagagtaaaagtcatcaggtgtttattttaataaactcctggtgtacttacaaactttccaatgcatggatttatgagtaaagaccatatttgtactactgtagaagtttgataacaatccagcaTTATTAGTGGAGTCAtctaccagatacactggtggtcccgttagcgcctgtgctaagctaactccactaatttatattatatatctcGTTCCTCTCTCGTCTCGTTGGAGTAAACCATACAGACTCTTTCTGAAAGCTTCTCTCTTAAATCAGAGACGGCCGTCTGCTGGCTGCGGCTCGGCTCGGCCCGGCCCTTTTTCTCTTATTAACTCATTTCCCCGACATGACACGAGTCGGTGGCAGGTTTTTTTATTGCTCTCGTCTGCGGACGGTGTCAGAGAGGAAGCAGCGAGCGATCAGATCAGTGCAGGATAACTAATGACGAGCCAGTAAACGGAGgcgtttgctttttttttttggacggAGCGTCCCCCGGGAGCGATTACATGGCAACGATGGAAAACGTCCAAGGACAGCTTGGACAAGAGGATCTCTGGCTggctgccctctctctctctctctctctctctctctctgtctctctctgtctctctctctctctctgtctctctctctgtctctctcgctgtctctctctctctctctctctctctctctctctctctctctctctctctctctctctctctctctgtctctctctgtctctctgtctctctgtctctctctgtctctctctctctctgtctctctctgtctctctgtctctctctctctgtctctctctgtctctctctctctctgtctctctctgtctctctctctctctctctgtctctctctctgtttctctgtctctctctctctctctctctctctgtctctctgtctctctctctctctctctctctgtctctctctgtctctctctctctctgtctctctctctctctgtctctctctctgtgtctctctgtctctctctctctgtctctctctctctatctctctctctctctctctctctctctctctctctctctctctctctctctctctctctctctctctctctctctctctctctgctctgttacTCCCtctggtcttttttttaatttccctctccgtctctctttcgGTCCGTCTTGCCCTCCTTAATGCACTTTTTTGTtatctttttaaataatctCTTTCCTTCTGTGGCCTGACTTGTCCTTTGCTTTTCTTCAtcatccttttttattttcatctgtcCTTAATGTCCTCATGTTTCCTTCTTTatctcccttctgtctgtctctttgactttcttctgtcctttccttctcttttttgtttttatggtttaaGTAATTTTATTGAAAGGAAATATAAAACAACCAGACTTCAGGTTACAGTACTTATCAGTTATTGGCTTTGCATCAATATTTTAGAGCTACTAGAAGATGTTTGGATTTCTTTATTAGTAGCAACACTTTGAGATgagatttaatacatttaataattaaaaagttggaaagacaagagagaaaaacacatgaacaagacaacaaataaaataaactagaaattaagaaaatcaaaaagagaataaataaaataaatatcagttaAAGCATATAAAATAAGTAGATCATACTACAAACATACATTCATAGATTATATTTAAGTGTTAATGAGTATAAATAATGAGGTTATAAGACATAAGACATGCACAGCTTAATAGCGTTTGAGTGGGAATAAAACTTAAAGCTCATTTTGCTCCTAAATaaccaatgaaaaaaaagaaaattgaggGGAACCAAATTTTTTCCACTTAATTTGCAGAAACATGTCAGATATAATAGCCTCGTTTATTAacttatataaaatacattacattctgcttcctttccttttgagatatatatatctatactACATCATCTTGTTTCTATATCTCACCATCACCCTTTTTCATCTATCACTGCCTCTTTCCGAACtttatcttctctttttttacctttttatttattgcctatctttcatttcctttcctccctttcttttctcttgccTGTCTTTTTCACTACAGTACAAAACAATTTCATTTTACTGAATTAACGTCGTCTGATAAACTcatccactcactcactcactcgttcGTTCTTGCTTTTCATTGGAGTCCATTACTACAGTTGTTTTAGCTGTGGGTGTAGCTTCAGGGGAGCGGCAGTGTTCAAGCGGTGTGTTtgtgattaaaacatttcatatcTCAACATTAATTGGACAGTTTGCCCTCCAGTTTGTTACAGATGCTTCAGATAATGTTTCCTAATGACTTCATGGTGCTGTGTCACAATGTGTCACAATGTTCACCTTCCAGcctttcacttcctgtcagtaTTTATCCCTCAAATatgcaggagtggaaaatgacatatgaaaattattctttttatttaacccttctgtaaatatcccaaaatatccttccttctttccttccttccttccttccttcctacctaccttccttcctcccttcctcccttccttcctttccttcctcccttcattctttcttcccttcctccctccttctctctttctttcctcccccctaccttcttcccttcttcccttctttctttcctctgtccttccttcctccctccctcctacctttattctctccgtccttccttccttcctcccttcctcccttccatcattccttcctcccttccatcattccttccttccttaagtatttcaatgagtgccctATAAAGGGTTCATTTAATGTTACTAGTTTATCTTATTTTGctccaaaataaatatttgtaaacatttccacaaataattgtaaaaatattttgtatgttttggatatttatgagttgtatctccaccaggatacatcgccccctattaaggtataaaaaatatatgtgtatgtatctgaTGCATGTTGCcagtttaagggttaaaataaaaactattataCTAATATTACATACAGGATAcactaaaccaggggtgtcattctcattttcattcaagggccacatacagcccaatttgatctcatgtgggccggatcattaaaaagatggaaggaaggaaggaaggaaggaaggaaggaaggaaggagggagggaaggaagatatgatggacggacagaatgaaggaagggagaaagggaggaaggacagaagaaaggaaaggaagtaaggaaagatggaaggaaggataaaaggaacgaaaagaagaccggaagggaggaaggaaatatggatggaaggacagaaggaaagaaggagggatggaaggaaggaaggaaggcatgaaaAGGAGACagcaaagaaagatggaaggaaggagggagggagggaaggaagatatgatggacggacagaatgaaggaagggagaaagggaggaaggactgaagacaggaaaggaagtaaggaaagatggaatgaaggataaaagaaacgaaaagaagacaggaagggaggaaggaaatatggatggaaggacagaaggaaggagggagggatggaaggacggaaggaaggaaggaatgaaaaggagacaggaaagaaagatggaaggaaggagggagggagggaaggaagatatgatggacggacagaatgaaggaagggagaaagggaggaaggacagaagaaaggaaaggaagtaaggaaagatggaaggaaggataaaaggaacaaaaagaagacaggaagggaggaaggaaatatggatggaaggacagaaggaaggaaggagggatgaaaagaaggaaggaaggaaagtgggcctcCAGCTTCAGCTCAGTACACAACAGCtctgtgaagaagaagaactgcaTCATGGGAGTTGTAGTTGATTTGTCGGCTTCACGACTCTgaaatgaactttaaaaaaaaaagaagccaagTCTAAAGATCCTTTGTGcgtctctttgtgtgttttgtgtctctgCAGGCCGACTCTCACCATGACCCAGAGGAACCTGACCGGAGGCTGTAATGTGAACTGCGGATGTAAAATCCACGAGTACGCTCCGGTCTGCGGCTCTGACGGCATCACGTACTTTAACCCCTGCCTGGCCGGCTGCAACAGCGTGTCCAACGACAGCACCGGGGTAAGACAcacatgttgatgttttaaaagctgaaatttAAAGTGTTTGAGTATAAATATCAAGCTTTTTAACATCTAGTAGCCTGTACAACATTTCTGTATGTCTGTAGGTCTATATTTTTAGTGTGGGATATCTTAATAATGTACAGTAATATATATCGTacagttcagcctctgtatgAAACTTAGCTCCGGTCTCTTTAAGGCCCATTCCTCCTCCTGATGACCCCACTCTTGAGGctatagtagcaggatttcattaaaattgaccctatctgttcctcccttccttcctgttgtgctcccgggtcaaattgaccctatctcttttgactgttccttccttccttccttccttccttcctcaatccttctctcctctccttccttccttcctcttttcctccttccttccttcgttacttccttccttccatatttccttccttccttccttcctccctcttttcctcccttccttccttcctccctcttttcctcccttccttccttccttctttcctcctttcctcccttccatcgttccttcctcatttccttctttcctcacttcctcccttccttcgttccttcctcattttgtttgttccttccttccttccttccttccttgacctgagcacaacaggagggttaaaatgaccaaaatgatgataatgttgAAGTCAAAGTACCTAAAATCTCTaactctttatatatatattaataacttCCAGATCAGAAACTACTCAGACTGCGCCTGCGTCCAGAGCCGTCAGGTCATCACGCCGTCATCCAGCGGTCAGGGAAGCAACCAGCTGCAGCTCGTCATCGTCAAGACTTACCTGAACGAGAACGGCTACGCGGTGTCCGGGAAGTGTGACCGCACCTGCAGCACCCTCATccccttcctcatcttcctcttcatcgTCACGCTCATCACTGCCTGCGCTCAGCCCTCCGCCATCATCGTCACCCTCAGGTACGAAGACACAGCTGGTTTCTACCCAAAGAGCTCAACTGGAAGAGTTAGTGTGCTATTAGAAGCTGGAAGAGACAGAGTTTTGattaatttacagttttatagcAAAACTCATACTTGTTCATTATTTTCTTAACATTAGAAGTCATGATGTCTGAATTTCAAACATAAACACTATCAAATGTTAATGACTGACTCCTTTTATATTTCACTTCTACTTCTCAAATGTAACTGTTGGATACTTGAAATGTCTCCTGCTTCACTGTGAAGTTCATTCTCAGTATATGTGCACTGCAGGCTTCagttattgtatttgtttcacATTAAGCtccattaatgtgttttatgttgcaGGTCTGTGGCGGAGCAGGAGCGGCCGTTCGCTCTGGGAATGCAGTTCGTTCTCCTCAGGACTCTCGGtgagtaaaaaaacacaaacatcaccttttttatgttgttcagtggtgaggaggagaagaggaagatttCAGCCCTTTTAAGATCTTTGCTAGATGTGTTTTTAGGTGTGAAAAAGGTCAGAATTAAAAGATCAATATAGCAGCAGTCTTGTCTTTAAAACCCTGCATCAGTCCAGCTGCACGCAGGAAAAGAGCATCAGCTAAATGCATCGATTGTTAATGGACTGATGGTTCTGCAGCTGCTGACCAACCGGCTGATAGAGCGTCAGGGAATGAGATGTTGGTCTGCTTAATGCCAAACATCACAGTTCCTCCTGAAtaaggaggaaagagacaaaTTGGATTTTAGATATTGGACATTTAGAAAGCCGCTGTCAGTGTGAATTAGTCAGAAAAACTGTGGGCGAAGAGTCTGAGAGGCGTCGGCATTATTAAGCAGGCAGGGAGGGAAATGGAGGAGAGTTTTTTACATTATGGGAATTATAGGATGATTGTGTCACATTACTGAGATCATTTAGATTAGGACAGGTTTGttatttctctgctttcttttctttttatatctcatcctgtctctttttctgtcttccacTCAAAttccccctcttccttctctcatccTTTCCTCACCTTTCACACTTTATCATATTTCTTTACCCTCTCCCCTATCTGTCCTCACTCTTTATATTTTTGTCTCTGTCCATTTTTAATGTTCTTGTTGCCCTCTGCttcttctcatcttcctcctcctcttctcctctcttcctcttatgtcttttccttcctcttctcctctcagcttaCATCCCAACACCCATTTACTTCGGCGCCGTCATCGACACCACCTGCATGTTGTGGCAGCAGGACTGCGGCGTCCACGGCTCCTGCTGGGAGTACGACGTCACCTCCCTGCGCTTCGTCTACTTCGGTCTCGCCGCCAGCCTCAAGTTCCTCggcttcctcttcatcttcctcacctgGTACTCCATCAAGTACAAGGAGGAGCGTGTGGAGCGTTGGCTCAAGCGCCACCTGTCACCCGTCGACACCGTCGGCAGCCTCGTCTGCCACCCGGGGGGCCACAAGGGTCACGCCCGCACCCGCTCCTGCCCCGTCAACATCCCTCGAAGTGACCCCAACGCTCTGCCGGTCAATGCTACCCTGCGTTCAGGCGCCCTCAACCGTGGCGTCAGCACCCAGAGTTGCCCCGGCAACGAGCTGAAAGCAATAACACCTACTCCCCCTGCAGTCTCACCGTCGCCTTCAGCGGCGCCTGCTGCCCCCACGCCGGCACGTTCGCTGGAACATGTTTCAGTCCGTGTCTGAGTTACAGaagcgggggggggggcgggcgATGGGCCGacttcctcttctgttctgaAATCCGGTCGGCTGTGGACCCGACTTAGATTTTAGCTGCTGTCAAAGGCGCCGATCGTCACATGGAGGTTCTGCTCTCATGTATTTTTTTGCCGATAAAACACTCAAAGTggctttttttaagttttgtcCGCACCAATGACTTCTGAGGTCAGAAACCATTCGCTGAAGGCCGTTGAACCTCCAGATCATCAGTGGTCAGACGGTGTTAAATGGCTGTAAGTTGGACTAATTTAGGGATCAGCCAGCCAGGAGACTCTTctctgacatgaaagcaaaaTCTGCTTGGTTGGTAAAAATGCTGAAAGCGGTCGGGTGCTTTCTTTTGTGATCTACCAGACACTGCAGCAGGCGGACAAAGGCTCAGCTTCCCCGCTTTGGGTAGAGGAGAGTTCATCGCTCATAACATCACTCATaaacccctcctcccccctccaaCACACTTCGGCAATATGTGCCTTCTGCCACTACGGTCctcacatgtacagtacactTTCAAACTATTACACACTAGACGCCCCTCAGACAGACTGTGGTCACCATGTaggaatttaaaaaagcaaacaaaataaaaaaacctgaaCGGATACCTCAGCTTCACACCAATCCTCCcgcttccccccctccttccttccacctaaCGTTCTGTGCGCTTCTTCttcaattgtgtttttttggtttgtttcgTCACACCATCGTGCGTGCGACTTTTGTTTTTCCGGACACGGCATATCAGCTTcacagaacaacaaaaaaaaaaaaaaaaaagaagaaataaaacaaacaaacaaaaaaaaaaccctatggAAATGTGATACACTGCAATTAAGTGTTCAGAACTGGAAACCGATGGCATGGTgctatgtggaaaaaaaaaaaacaatgttaaatgtctttaaattttttgttctttttagtccttttttttgtggtagggttaaaaacacttgaaaAGAACCCAACTGGACAATAGGTCACTGGGCTAAGCAGCTTGGCTCGCACAGAATGCATTCCTGTCCGATGCAAGGCCTTTTGTTGCTCCCCTGACACAATGACACGTAGTATTACCGCTGGAAGTCGGATTGTTTGGCTTTTGCCAGCTCCATACAATGCACCCATACATCGGAGCCGTCCCCTTTCCCCACCAGACTGGCATCCTGATAAGTGGTTTAACCTGAAAAAGAGAACAGGGATCGGCATTTATCCTCCTGACCGCATTCTTGCCTGGATGAATCAtcgagggaggggaggggggggggtccttCACGCGTCTGGAAGAACACGAAAAAGGAAAATTTTGGATCTGGTGAAGTTCTCGAGATTGGACTGGGAGGGGAAAGCGTGCTCTGTCTGGTGTTATCATGTCTTGACTGTATTTCTGACTACTTCCCAGGctcaatgagagagagagagatgcagccAATCATTTTCCAACACCAACATTTGTACTGAACATGTAAGCAGACAAGTAGTCGACCGTCATGTAGAGGTCATAGTGTTAGTCGTCTATTCCTCATCAGCTGCTGGTGAATTTCTGGGATGGATCCATTGGTGGAAAGTTAGCTTCCTGCCTTATGTGCATTTAGGATCTGAGGTTTTATGAGTAAGAGGACATATTTGTGCAGTTTTTCCTCGCCATACATGCAGATAAAGCGTTGAacgtaaaaaacaaaaaaaacaagaggcTTGTGAACGGTTGTCAGATTTTTAGCAAAGTCACCGAAAGAGCTTAGAAAACGCTGTCGATCATTGTCgagctgcagctaatgattattttcatgattgatTAATCAGATTATTCTTTGAAAATTCACCTGTTAATCGCTTGatcaagaaaaaaaggcaaaaaaaaaaaaaaaaagataaaattcTTCTCAAATTCTTAAggtgatgtttttaaatgtctcattttatcCAAACAACAGTCCtgaacccaaagatattcaatctGCAACgttttaaaacaaagaaaagcagaaaatcctcaCGAATAAGACACAGGGACACGagtgtttggcttttttttttgcttcgtAAATGGCATAATCAATTGATccattatcaaaattgttgattAACTTGCTGTCATTtgactaatcaatcaatcaactaatcattgtaAAGTTATATCAGACCTCcagggttgtgtgtgtttgaaagttTAGACCAGTTGTTGTTGTagctgtgttttcctttctgaTGAATCTCATCAcgacatgcaaaaaaaaaaaaaaaaaatctcaatctAATTATCAGGTAGTTTGTGTCCATTATTGGGCCCTAAAAGTGACAATTGAAAGAAGGCACCTCTATAAAACTGTTTTATGAGCCATAATAAGGAACAGAAATGTCTcgatttcaaaatgtttttcccTTGCAGAGTAGTTAATGTCACAAACATCTCTCTGATCGTGTCATTTTTCTGGCATTGTGAagaggaaaagacaaagagaggaagctttttaaaataatcaatctACAGTAGGGACAAAGCAGTTCCCATTTTAAATCTTATTCTAAAAGTAGTTAGAttggttaaaaaatataataaaaaaatagtcGAAGTTTGGGATTTAGCAGCAGCTATGGTCACGGAtgaaaaagtaaagatttcTGTCGTCCGAACAGCTCggtgacattttaaaaggttttttcgAGGTCCAGTTATGGTTAACTGTAAGAAGAGGATTAACACAATGTGCATTTTCAAAGCAACTCACCTCAGATTAGGCAGGTTTATTTTTGTGTGCAGTATTATACCATTTATTATTTCCTAAAGAGCAGCCTCAGTGCTGGTGACAGGCAGTGTTACAGCTCTGTGAATCAAATGTTGGATTTTTGTTACAAAtacctct is a genomic window containing:
- the LOC128369754 gene encoding solute carrier organic anion transporter family member 5A1-like — protein: MKTFVRRQQQFTVSNGLTEQRSTTCRCGRLLLMAADSFSSHRNEDTVRYIPGLGLRRRVIIVPSAGVGIVLGGYIIKKLKLGARESAKLAMICSGVSLLCFSTLFIVGCESINLGGINIPYTTGPTLTMTQRNLTGGCNVNCGCKIHEYAPVCGSDGITYFNPCLAGCNSVSNDSTGIRNYSDCACVQSRQVITPSSSGQGSNQLQLVIVKTYLNENGYAVSGKCDRTCSTLIPFLIFLFIVTLITACAQPSAIIVTLRSVAEQERPFALGMQFVLLRTLAYIPTPIYFGAVIDTTCMLWQQDCGVHGSCWEYDVTSLRFVYFGLAASLKFLGFLFIFLTWYSIKYKEERVERWLKRHLSPVDTVGSLVCHPGGHKGHARTRSCPVNIPRSDPNALPVNATLRSGALNRGVSTQSCPGNELKAITPTPPAVSPSPSAAPAAPTPARSLEHVSVRV